A genomic region of Apium graveolens cultivar Ventura unplaced genomic scaffold, ASM990537v1 ctg3578, whole genome shotgun sequence contains the following coding sequences:
- the LOC141701205 gene encoding uncharacterized protein LOC141701205 isoform X1 has translation MDPTEALQDAIETLTLQGVDLSGIVTCVPGESNPVIECLNKLKQFEIDSSCDNFKIKSDFDLEEVIGVLNELTELCGVEGSGNAAIATRNGGLELVCYICSRVPSGCGRGLVSCLNALAYLLHDLQCTEIFRNSNGPEVVMRILNDGTDNVTMLSSGFSVIAAAATGNEVLKELFMDLKVDELMITVLKEQKNETISSLYDAIRVLLSADDNRVVASQVFGYARRFAKIGIAEALVRSLRDGIHSPSLVSASIALKAVAVNDEICRSVAESGGIDAILCCINDSGAQRNQIVAQTLCSLLNKLAGSDANKTTIVAKGGMDKLITLSTRFSDDPFVLQEVLSIICTLSLRAPDNATRAIEAGAGDLAIRVMNKFPEVPQLQKHACLMIRNLVVRNPENRTLLLGLDIEKIIRTAKRNHPSCRTAATDALRDLGLDNYNA, from the exons ATGGACCCCACCGAAGCACTACAAGACGCTATCGAGACTCTCACTCTTCAAGGCGTCGATCTCTCTG GTATTGTTACTTGTGTTCCGGGGGAGAGTAATCCAGTGATCGAGTGTTTGAATAAATTAAAACAGTTTGAAATCGATTCGAGTTgcgataattttaaaattaagagTGATTTTGATTTGGAGGAAGTGATTGGAGTTTTAAATGAATTGACGGAGTTGTGTGGTGTTGAGGGATCGGGGAATGCTGCCATTGCTACTAGAAATGGTGGATTGGAGTTAGTGTGTTATATTTGTTCGAGAGTTCCTAGTGGTTGCGGAAGGGGCTTGGTTTCGTGTTTGAATGCTTTGGCTTATTTACTTCATG ATCTTCAGTGTACTGAAATATTTCGAAATAGCAATGGACCAGAGGTTGTGATGCGCATTCTAAATGATGGAACTGATAATGTTACAATGTTGAGTAGTGGTTTTTCAGTTATTGCTGCAGCTGCAACTGGTAATGAGGTCCTTAAGGAATTATTCATGGACCTGAAAGTTGATGAGCTAATGATCACAGTATTAAAAGAACAGAAGAATGAGACTATTTCTAGTCTCTATGATGCTATACGAGTTCTATTATCTGCTGATGATAATCGAGTCGTGGCTTCTCAA GTTTTTGGTTATgccagaagatttgcaaagatcGGGATTGCTGAAGCTCTTGTGCGTTCTCTTCGTGATGGGATCCATTCACCAAGTCTTGTATCTGCGAGCATTGCACTGAAGGCTGTTGCCGTCAAT GATGAGATATGTAGGTCTGTAGCTGAGAGTGGTGGTATAGATGCAATTCTCTGTTGCATCAATGATAGCGGTGCACAGAGGAACCAAATCGTGGCACAAACTCTATGTTCACTGTTGAATAAG TTGGCAGGTAGTGATGCAAATAAGACTACTATTGTCGCGAAGGGAGGTATGGACAAGCTTATAACACTATCAACCAGATTTTCTGACGACCCATTTGTTCTGCAAGAG GTTTTGTCTATCATATGTACCCTCTCCTTAAGAGCACCTGATAATGCAACTCGTGCTATTGAAGCTGGAGCTGGAGACCTTGCAATACGAGTTATGAATAAGTTTCCTGAAGTACCTCAGCTTCAGAAACATGCATGTCTCATGATTCGTAATCTTGTGGTTAGGAATCCAGAGAACAG AACTCTGTTACTTGGTCTTGATATTGAGAAGATCATACGGACAGCCAAGAGAAATCATCCAAGCTGCAGAACTGCTGCTACGGATGCTCTCAGGGATTTAGGACTCGACAACTACAATGCATAG
- the LOC141701205 gene encoding uncharacterized protein LOC141701205 isoform X2, with amino-acid sequence MGGPQVTGPVRTISQQTFNDTVRENIEDLGMDPTEALQDAIETLTLQGVDLSGIVTCVPGESNPVIECLNKLKQFEIDSSCDNFKIKSDFDLEEVIGVLNELTELCGVEGSGNAAIATRNGGLELVCLICSRVRGCGRGLVSCLNALAYLLHDLQCTEIFRNSNGPEVVMRILNDGTDNVTMLSSGFSVIAAAATGNEVLKELFMDLKVDELMITVLKEQKNETISSLYDAIRVLLSADDNRVVASQVFGYARRFAKIGIAEALVRSLRDGIHSPSLVSASIALKAVAVNDEICRSVAESGGIDAILCCINDSGAQRNQIVAQTLCSLLNKLAGSDANKTTIVAKGGMDKLITLSTRFSDDPFVLQEVLSIICTLSLRAPDNATRAIEAGAGDLAIRVMNKFPEVPQLQKHACLMIRNLVVRNPENRTLLLGLDIEKIIRTAKRNHPSCRTAATDALRDLGLDNYNA; translated from the exons atgGGAGGTCCACAAGTAACAGGCCCCGTCCGTACAATTTCACAACAAACTTTCAACGATACAGTTAGAGAAAACATCGAAGATCTCGGAATGGACCCCACCGAAGCACTACAAGACGCTATCGAGACTCTCACTCTTCAAGGCGTCGATCTCTCTG GTATTGTTACTTGTGTTCCGGGGGAGAGTAATCCAGTGATCGAGTGTTTGAATAAATTAAAACAGTTTGAAATCGATTCGAGTTgcgataattttaaaattaagagTGATTTTGATTTGGAGGAAGTGATTGGAGTTTTAAATGAATTGACGGAGTTGTGTGGTGTTGAGGGATCGGGGAATGCTGCGATTGCTACTAGAAATGGTGGATTGGAGTTGGTATGTTTGATTTGTTCGAGAGTTCGTGGTTGCGGAAGGGGCTTGGTTTCGTGTTTGAATGCTTTGGCTTATTTACTTCATG ATCTTCAGTGTACTGAAATATTTCGAAATAGCAATGGACCAGAGGTTGTGATGCGCATTCTAAATGATGGAACTGATAATGTTACAATGTTGAGTAGTGGTTTTTCAGTTATTGCTGCAGCTGCAACTGGTAATGAGGTCCTTAAGGAATTATTCATGGACCTGAAAGTTGATGAGCTAATGATCACAGTATTAAAAGAACAGAAGAATGAGACTATTTCTAGTCTCTATGATGCTATACGAGTTCTATTATCTGCTGATGATAATCGAGTCGTGGCTTCTCAA GTTTTTGGTTATgccagaagatttgcaaagatcGGGATTGCTGAAGCTCTTGTGCGTTCTCTTCGTGATGGGATCCATTCACCAAGTCTTGTATCTGCGAGCATTGCACTGAAGGCTGTTGCCGTCAAT GATGAGATATGTAGGTCTGTAGCTGAGAGTGGTGGTATAGATGCAATTCTCTGTTGCATCAATGATAGCGGTGCACAGAGGAACCAAATCGTGGCACAAACTCTATGTTCACTGTTGAATAAG TTGGCAGGTAGTGATGCAAATAAGACTACTATTGTCGCGAAGGGAGGTATGGACAAGCTTATAACACTATCAACCAGATTTTCTGACGACCCATTTGTTCTGCAAGAG GTTTTGTCTATCATATGTACCCTCTCCTTAAGAGCACCTGATAATGCAACTCGTGCTATTGAAGCTGGAGCTGGAGACCTTGCAATACGAGTTATGAATAAGTTTCCTGAAGTACCTCAGCTTCAGAAACATGCATGTCTCATGATTCGTAATCTTGTGGTTAGGAATCCAGAGAACAG AACTCTGTTACTTGGTCTTGATATTGAGAAGATCATACGGACAGCCAAGAGAAATCATCCAAGCTGCAGAACTGCTGCTACGGATGCTCTCAGGGATTTAGGACTCGACAACTACAATGCATAG
- the LOC141701206 gene encoding uncharacterized protein LOC141701206 isoform X5, which translates to MGGPQVTGPVRTISQQTFNDTVRENIEDLGMDPTEALQDAIETLTLQGVDLSGIVTCVPGESNPVIECLNKLKQFEIDSSCDNFKIKSDFDLEEVIGVLNELTELCGVEGSGNAAIATRNGGLELVCLICSRVPSGCGRGLVSCLNALAYLLHDLQCTEIFRNSYGPEVVMRILNDGTDNVTMLSSGFSVIAVAATGNEVLKELFMDLKVDELMITLLKEPKNETISSLYDAIRVLLSADDNRVVASQIHLA; encoded by the exons atgGGAGGTCCACAAGTAACAGGCCCCGTCCGTACAATTTCACAACAAACTTTCAACGATACAGTTAGAGAAAACATCGAAGATCTCGGAATGGACCCCACCGAAGCACTACAAGACGCTATCGAGACTCTCACTCTTCAAGGCGTCGATCTCTCTG GTATTGTTACTTGTGTTCCGGGGGAGAGTAATCCAGTGATCGAGTGTTTgaataaattaaaacaatttgaAATCGATTCGAGTTgcgataattttaaaattaagagTGATTTTGATTTGGAGGAAGTGATTGGAGTTTTAAATGAATTGACGGAGTTGTGTGGTGTTGAGGGATCGGGGAATGCTGCGATTGCTACTAGAAATGGTGGATTGGAGTTGGTATGTTTGATTTGTTCGAGAGTTCCTAGTGGTTGCGGAAGGGGCTTGGTTTCGTGTTTGAATGCTTTGGCTTATTTACTTCATG ATCTTCAGTGTACTGAAATATTTCGAAATAGCTATGGACCAGAGGTTGTGATGCGCATTCTAAATGATGGAACTGATAATGTTACAATGTTGAGTAGTGGTTTTTCAGTTATTGCTGTAGCTGCAACTGGTAATGAGGTCCTTAAGGAATTATTCATGGACCTGAAAGTTGATGAGCTAATGATCACATTATTAAAAGAACCGAAGAATGAGACTATTTCTAGTCTCTATGATGCTATACGAGTTCTATTATCTGCTGATGATAATCGAGTTGTGGCTTCTCAA ATCCATCTCGCGTAA
- the LOC141701206 gene encoding uncharacterized protein LOC141701206 isoform X2 → MGGPQVTGPVRTISQQTFNDTVRENIEDLGMDPTEALQDAIETLTLQGVDLSGIVTCVPGESNPVIECLNKLKQFEIDSSCDNFKIKSDFDLEEVIGVLNELTELCGVEGSGNAAIATRNGGLELVCLICSRVPSGCGRGLVSCLNALAYLLHDLQCTEIFRNSYGPEVVMRILNDGTDNVTMLSSGFSVIAVAATGNEVLKELFMDLKVDELMITLLKEPKNETISSLYDAIRVLLSADDNRVVASQVSKLVVLISFVHCCKLPINMSFHSC, encoded by the exons atgGGAGGTCCACAAGTAACAGGCCCCGTCCGTACAATTTCACAACAAACTTTCAACGATACAGTTAGAGAAAACATCGAAGATCTCGGAATGGACCCCACCGAAGCACTACAAGACGCTATCGAGACTCTCACTCTTCAAGGCGTCGATCTCTCTG GTATTGTTACTTGTGTTCCGGGGGAGAGTAATCCAGTGATCGAGTGTTTgaataaattaaaacaatttgaAATCGATTCGAGTTgcgataattttaaaattaagagTGATTTTGATTTGGAGGAAGTGATTGGAGTTTTAAATGAATTGACGGAGTTGTGTGGTGTTGAGGGATCGGGGAATGCTGCGATTGCTACTAGAAATGGTGGATTGGAGTTGGTATGTTTGATTTGTTCGAGAGTTCCTAGTGGTTGCGGAAGGGGCTTGGTTTCGTGTTTGAATGCTTTGGCTTATTTACTTCATG ATCTTCAGTGTACTGAAATATTTCGAAATAGCTATGGACCAGAGGTTGTGATGCGCATTCTAAATGATGGAACTGATAATGTTACAATGTTGAGTAGTGGTTTTTCAGTTATTGCTGTAGCTGCAACTGGTAATGAGGTCCTTAAGGAATTATTCATGGACCTGAAAGTTGATGAGCTAATGATCACATTATTAAAAGAACCGAAGAATGAGACTATTTCTAGTCTCTATGATGCTATACGAGTTCTATTATCTGCTGATGATAATCGAGTTGTGGCTTCTCAAGTAAGTAAATTGGTTGTTTTAATAAGTTTTGTACATTGTTGTAAATTGCCAATCAATATGTCTTTTCACAGTTGCTAA
- the LOC141701206 gene encoding uncharacterized protein LOC141701206 isoform X4: MGGPQVTGPVRTISQQTFNDTVRENIEDLGMDPTEALQDAIETLTLQGVDLSGIVTCVPGESNPVIECLNKLKQFEIDSSCDNFKIKSDFDLEEVIGVLNELTELCGVEGSGNAAIATRNGGLELVCLICSRVPSGCGRGLVSCLNALAYLLHDLQCTEIFRNSYGPEVVMRILNDGTDNVTMLSSGFSVIAVAATGNEVLKELFMDLKVDELMITLLKEPKNETISSLYDAIRVLLSADDNRVVASQIFSVLKYFEIAMDQRL; the protein is encoded by the exons atgGGAGGTCCACAAGTAACAGGCCCCGTCCGTACAATTTCACAACAAACTTTCAACGATACAGTTAGAGAAAACATCGAAGATCTCGGAATGGACCCCACCGAAGCACTACAAGACGCTATCGAGACTCTCACTCTTCAAGGCGTCGATCTCTCTG GTATTGTTACTTGTGTTCCGGGGGAGAGTAATCCAGTGATCGAGTGTTTGAATAAATTAAAACAGTTTGAAATCGATTCGAGTTgcgataattttaaaattaagagTGATTTTGATTTGGAGGAAGTGATTGGAGTTTTAAATGAATTGACGGAGTTGTGTGGTGTTGAGGGATCGGGGAATGCTGCGATTGCTACTAGAAATGGTGGATTGGAGTTGGTATGTTTGATTTGTTCGAGAGTTCCTAGTGGTTGCGGAAGGGGCTTGGTTTCGTGTTTGAATGCTTTGGCTTATTTACTTCATG ATCTTCAGTGTACTGAAATATTTCGAAATAGCTATGGACCAGAGGTTGTGATGCGCATTCTAAATGATGGAACTGATAATGTTACAATGTTGAGTAGTGGTTTTTCAGTTATTGCTGTAGCTGCAACTGGTAATGAGGTCCTTAAGGAATTATTCATGGACCTGAAAGTTGATGAGCTAATGATCACATTATTAAAAGAACCGAAGAATGAGACTATTTCTAGTCTCTATGATGCTATACGAGTTCTATTATCTGCTGATGATAATCGAGTTGTGGCTTCTCAA ATCTTCAGTGTACTGAAATATTTCGAAATAGCTATGGACCAGAGGTTGTGA
- the LOC141701206 gene encoding uncharacterized protein LOC141701206 isoform X6 produces the protein MGGPQVTGPVRTISQQTFNDTVRENIEDLGMDPTEALQDAIETLTLQGVDLSGIVTCVPGESNPVIECLNKLKQFEIDSSCDNFKIKSDFDLEEVIGVLNELTELCGVEGSGNAAIATRNGGLELVCLICSRVPSGCGRGLVSCLNALAYLLHDLQCTEIFRNSYGPEVVMRILNDGTDNVTMLSSGFSVIAVAATGNEVLKELFMDLKVDELMITLLKEPKNETISSLYDAIRVLLSADDNRVVASQDIL, from the exons atgGGAGGTCCACAAGTAACAGGCCCCGTCCGTACAATTTCACAACAAACTTTCAACGATACAGTTAGAGAAAACATCGAAGATCTCGGAATGGACCCCACCGAAGCACTACAAGACGCTATCGAGACTCTCACTCTTCAAGGCGTCGATCTCTCTG GTATTGTTACTTGTGTTCCGGGGGAGAGTAATCCAGTGATCGAGTGTTTGAATAAATTAAAACAGTTTGAAATCGATTCGAGTTgcgataattttaaaattaagagTGATTTTGATTTGGAGGAAGTGATTGGAGTTTTAAATGAATTGACGGAGTTGTGTGGTGTTGAGGGATCGGGGAATGCTGCGATTGCTACTAGAAATGGTGGATTGGAGTTGGTATGTTTGATTTGTTCGAGAGTTCCTAGTGGTTGCGGAAGGGGCTTGGTTTCGTGTTTGAATGCTTTGGCTTATTTACTTCATG ATCTTCAGTGTACTGAAATATTTCGAAATAGCTATGGACCAGAGGTTGTGATGCGCATTCTAAATGATGGAACTGATAATGTTACAATGTTGAGTAGTGGTTTTTCAGTTATTGCTGTAGCTGCAACTGGTAATGAGGTCCTTAAGGAATTATTCATGGACCTGAAAGTTGATGAGCTAATGATCACATTATTAAAAGAACCGAAGAATGAGACTATTTCTAGTCTCTATGATGCTATACGAGTTCTATTATCTGCTGATGATAATCGAGTTGTGGCTTCTCAA GACATACTATAA
- the LOC141701206 gene encoding uncharacterized protein LOC141701206 isoform X3 encodes MGGPQVTGPVRTISQQTFNDTVRENIEDLGMDPTEALQDAIETLTLQGVDLSGIVTCVPGESNPVIECLNKLKQFEIDSSCDNFKIKSDFDLEEVIGVLNELTELCGVEGSGNAAIATRNGGLELVCLICSRVPSGCGRGLVSCLNALAYLLHDLQCTEIFRNSYGPEVVMRILNDGTDNVTMLSSGFSVIAVAATGNEVLKELFMDLKVDELMITLLKEPKNETISSLYDAIRVLLSADDNRVVASQIHLAQSPVSLVSDSVHFSV; translated from the exons atgGGAGGTCCACAAGTAACAGGCCCCGTCCGTACAATTTCACAACAAACTTTCAACGATACAGTTAGAGAAAACATCGAAGATCTCGGAATGGACCCCACCGAAGCACTACAAGACGCTATCGAGACTCTCACTCTTCAAGGCGTCGATCTCTCTG GTATTGTTACTTGTGTTCCGGGGGAGAGTAATCCAGTGATCGAGTGTTTGAATAAATTAAAACAGTTTGAAATCGATTCGAGTTgcgataattttaaaattaagagTGATTTTGATTTGGAGGAAGTGATTGGAGTTTTAAATGAATTGACGGAGTTGTGTGGTGTTGAGGGATCGGGGAATGCTGCGATTGCTACTAGAAATGGTGGATTGGAGTTGGTATGTTTGATTTGTTCGAGAGTTCCTAGTGGTTGCGGAAGGGGCTTGGTTTCGTGTTTGAATGCTTTGGCTTATTTACTTCATG ATCTTCAGTGTACTGAAATATTTCGAAATAGCTATGGACCAGAGGTTGTGATGCGCATTCTAAATGATGGAACTGATAATGTTACAATGTTGAGTAGTGGTTTTTCAGTTATTGCTGTAGCTGCAACTGGTAATGAGGTCCTTAAGGAATTATTCATGGACCTGAAAGTTGATGAGCTAATGATCACATTATTAAAAGAACCGAAGAATGAGACTATTTCTAGTCTCTATGATGCTATACGAGTTCTATTATCTGCTGATGATAATCGAGTTGTGGCTTCTCAA ATCCATCTCGCGCAATCACCTGTCTCTCTCGTCTCTGACTCTGTTCATTTCTCTGTTTAA
- the LOC141701206 gene encoding uncharacterized protein LOC141701206 isoform X1, translated as MGGPQVTGPVRTISQQTFNDTVRENIEDLGMDPTEALQDAIETLTLQGVDLSGIVTCVPGESNPVIECLNKLKQFEIDSSCDNFKIKSDFDLEEVIGVLNELTELCGVEGSGNAAIATRNGGLELVCLICSRVPSGCGRGLVSCLNALAYLLHDLQCTEIFRNSYGPEVVMRILNDGTDNVTMLSSGFSVIAVAATGNEVLKELFMDLKVDELMITLLKEPKNETISSLYDAIRVLLSADDNRVVASQVSKLVVLISFVHCCKLPINMSFHSC; from the exons atgGGAGGTCCACAAGTAACAGGCCCCGTCCGTACAATTTCACAACAAACTTTCAACGATACAGTTAGAGAAAACATCGAAGATCTCGGAATGGACCCCACCGAAGCACTACAAGACGCTATCGAGACTCTCACTCTTCAAGGCGTCGATCTCTCTG GTATTGTTACTTGTGTTCCGGGGGAGAGTAATCCAGTGATCGAGTGTTTGAATAAATTAAAACAGTTTGAAATCGATTCGAGTTgcgataattttaaaattaagagTGATTTTGATTTGGAGGAAGTGATTGGAGTTTTAAATGAATTGACGGAGTTGTGTGGTGTTGAGGGATCGGGGAATGCTGCGATTGCTACTAGAAATGGTGGATTGGAGTTGGTATGTTTGATTTGTTCGAGAGTTCCTAGTGGTTGCGGAAGGGGCTTGGTTTCGTGTTTGAATGCTTTGGCTTATTTACTTCATG ATCTTCAGTGTACTGAAATATTTCGAAATAGCTATGGACCAGAGGTTGTGATGCGCATTCTAAATGATGGAACTGATAATGTTACAATGTTGAGTAGTGGTTTTTCAGTTATTGCTGTAGCTGCAACTGGTAATGAGGTCCTTAAGGAATTATTCATGGACCTGAAAGTTGATGAGCTAATGATCACATTATTAAAAGAACCGAAGAATGAGACTATTTCTAGTCTCTATGATGCTATACGAGTTCTATTATCTGCTGATGATAATCGAGTTGTGGCTTCTCAAGTAAGTAAATTGGTTGTTTTAATAAGTTTTGTACATTGTTGTAAATTGCCAATCAATATGTCTTTTCACAGTTGCTAA